A single genomic interval of Hevea brasiliensis isolate MT/VB/25A 57/8 chromosome 4, ASM3005281v1, whole genome shotgun sequence harbors:
- the LOC110671099 gene encoding protein NONRESPONDING TO OXYLIPINS 2, mitochondrial gives MASRCRSLSRSSLSLLKSAVNKPTLKPNPIPSSRLSSRSSTFSRSIPQLGSLQSLLPLISTVSSARLTSCLGIDSRSSRSLSSGMLSSANPGV, from the exons ATGGCATCTCGCTGCAGATCTCTCTCAAGGTCGAGTCTTTCTCTGCTCAAATCCGCTGTGAACAAGCCCACCCTTAAACCCAACCCCATACCTTCTTCACGGCTTTCGTCTCGCTCTTCTACATTTTCAAG GTCAATTCCTCAGTTGGGTTCTCTCCAATCTCTGCTTCCCCTGATCTCGACGGTCTCTTCAGCTCGATTAACCTCATGCCTCGGCATCGATTCTAGGAGTTCCCGGTCGTTGTCTTCGGGTATGCTCAGCAGTGCAAACCCAGGAGTTTGA